AGGAGTATGTGTTTTAACTGGTAAACCTTCAACTAAAAGAGTACTTTTTGCAAAAGCTTATTAAAAAAGTAAAAAAAAGTTTTGTGCAATAAAAAACAGTTTTTATATTTGCACCCGCAATCGCAAAAAAGATTGTTTTGGTCCGTTCGTCTAGGGGTTAGGACGCCAGGTTTTCATCCTGGTAACACGGGTTCGATTCCCGTACGGACTACAAGTTCTTTTTCTTTATTTTAGAGGAAAAATAAATAGAGAAAAAAATAATTTTTAATTGCAAATAACAAAAAGAATTGTATATTTGCACCCGCAATCAGAACGATTGTTTTGGTCCGTTCGTCTAGGGGTTAGGACGCCAGGTTTTCATCCTGGTAACACGGGTTCGATTCCCGTACGGACTACAAGTTTTTTATAAACAATTAACGCATTAGTACAATGGCAAATCATAAGTCAGCATTAAAGAGAATTAGAAGTAACGAAGCGAAGCGCTTAAGAAATAAATATCAGCATAAAACAACTCGTAATGCTGTAAGAAAATTAAGAGCTACAGAAGATAAGAAGGAAGCAGAAGGAATGTTTTCGACTGTTGTATCTATGTTAGATAAATTAGCAAAGAACAACATTATTCATAAGAATAAAGCGGCAAATTTAAAGTCTAAATTGGCTAAACACGTTGCAGCTTTATAAGAGTTTTAAGGTTAGTTAATAGTTAAACGCTTCGATATAATATATCGAAGCGTTTTTATTTTGTTTAAAATTGAAAACACATGTTTTTATACTAAGGGATTAAAAGAAACAAATAGATATTGTATGTTAAGTAAGATGCTTTAATTTTAAAATAGCTGTTGTAGTAGGGAATGTAGTTATAAATAGTAATTATTTTTTGGTTAAAAAAATAAGTTTGGAATAACTTTACCAATCGTATTTTTTATGAGCATCTAAACGAATGAAAATAAACAGAAGTAAGGTGAAACCCCATAAAGAAGAACCTCCATAACTAAAAAAGGGTAGAGGTATTCCTACAGTAGGTAATAGGCCTATTACCATACCAATATTAACAATAATATGGAAAAAGAATATAGAAGCTACACTATAACCATATATTCTTGCAAATTTATTGGTTTGTGTTTCTGATAAGTAAATAATTCTATAGAGTAAGAACATAAATAAAATTATAACAAGAGAACTACCTAAAAAACCCCACTCTTCACCAACAGTACTAAAAATGTAGTCTGTATCTTGCTCCGGTACAAAATTCCCTTGTGTTCTATCGCCTTGTAAAAAACCTTTTCCAGAAAAACCACCAGAGCTAATTGTTTTTTCAGATTGATAAGAGTTGTAACCGATGCCTTTATTGTCTTGTATTTTTCCTAATAAAATATCGAATCGATCTTTTTGATGTTGTTCTAATATGTTATTATACGTATAGCTGATTCCTAAAATAAAAAAAATGGCAAAAAGATAAGAGCCTATTATTTTTATAATGTTAAAACGAAAGAATCGCTTGTCTTTGTAAAGACCATAAAGAACAATTAATGTGATTAAAAGTAAACAAGAAATGAGTACCCATTTTGCTCCAAAATAGACTGTTAATAGAAATAGAATAATAGATATTGTACCAAATAAAATATAAGCTAGCGTTAAACCTTCCCTGTTTAAAACAAAAAAGAAAGCAAAGTATATTAACACAGATCCCATATCAGGTTGTAGTGCTATAAAAAAAGCTGGTAAAAAGATAATTATAAAAGCTTTTGCCTGATTTTTTATAAGTTTAAGATTGTATTGCCGATCACTCATTAACTTGGCCAAGGCTAAAGCAGTTAAGGCTTTTGCAAATTCAGATGGCTGAAGACCAATGCCTCCAAAGTTATACCACGAGGTAGCTCCGTTAATTTTCTTTCCAAAAACTAGGACACCAGCTAGTAGAGCTAGTGAAATAACATATAGAACACTAGAAAACTGCTCATAGAATTTAGAGTTAAAGAAAAGAATGAACACAATTAAAGGAATACTTAATGCTATGAAAATTAATTGCTTTCCATATCTTGTAGAAAAATCAAAAATTTCTCTTGTGTCATCAGTTGATGAGGCTGCATAAATATTCATCCATCCAAAACCTACTAAACCTACATACACTAAAACAAGTAGCCAGTCAATTCCTGCAAAAATATTATTTCGTTCTTGTCGCAATAGTGTCGCTTTTTTGAATTAATAATTGATTATCATATCTTTCTTGAAGACTTAGGTTAATCATGCGATCTTCAAGATATTTTCTAGAGATTGATTTGTTTAAGTATTTCTCAATTAATAAACTAGTGATAGGAGCCGCAATTGTAGATCCATACCCTCCGTTTTCTACAAAAATAGCTATGGCTATTTTGGGATTGTCTTTTGGAGCGAAGGCTATAAAAATAGAGTGGTCTGTTAACTGAACTTTTTTCTTATTTACTCTAATAAAGTTTTCAACGGTTCCAGTTTTTCCACAAATGTCAATTCCTTTAACTTGACTATATTTAGCTGTACCTCTAGTAAATGTTTCATGCATAGCCTCAATTGCAACAGGAAAATGTTCTGGTGCTACAGTTGTATTTCTACGTACTGTATATATAGAATCAAGATTAGATTTATCTTCAATTTTCTTAACAATATGAGGGGTGTAAAAATACCCTTTGTTGGCAATAGCAGCTGTCATATTTGCTAATTGTATAGGGGTGGTT
The nucleotide sequence above comes from Tenacibaculum singaporense. Encoded proteins:
- the rpsT gene encoding 30S ribosomal protein S20; the encoded protein is MANHKSALKRIRSNEAKRLRNKYQHKTTRNAVRKLRATEDKKEAEGMFSTVVSMLDKLAKNNIIHKNKAANLKSKLAKHVAAL
- the rodA gene encoding rod shape-determining protein RodA; amino-acid sequence: MRQERNNIFAGIDWLLVLVYVGLVGFGWMNIYAASSTDDTREIFDFSTRYGKQLIFIALSIPLIVFILFFNSKFYEQFSSVLYVISLALLAGVLVFGKKINGATSWYNFGGIGLQPSEFAKALTALALAKLMSDRQYNLKLIKNQAKAFIIIFLPAFFIALQPDMGSVLIYFAFFFVLNREGLTLAYILFGTISIILFLLTVYFGAKWVLISCLLLITLIVLYGLYKDKRFFRFNIIKIIGSYLFAIFFILGISYTYNNILEQHQKDRFDILLGKIQDNKGIGYNSYQSEKTISSGGFSGKGFLQGDRTQGNFVPEQDTDYIFSTVGEEWGFLGSSLVIILFMFLLYRIIYLSETQTNKFARIYGYSVASIFFFHIIVNIGMVIGLLPTVGIPLPFFSYGGSSLWGFTLLLFIFIRLDAHKKYDW